The stretch of DNA TTTGTCTTGCAGTTTCTACATACTTTCTACAACATCGTTTAGGTCGTGAACAGTCAAAACATGAGCATTTACATCGTCTTCCATCGGAGTCTTCACTGGAATCCGTTTCTTGATGGAAGTAATTATTTGGCAAATAGTTTGGTTGGTAATATGGTACTGCTTGTAAAGGTGGTTGGTGAAGTTTAAAATATTGCGTCGATATTGTTGAGAtgaggttataaaatatttgtatttgtaactgtaacgaaaatatgttgattttaaGAAAGTTTGGAACGGATGTgttgatatttacaaattattattctacGTCAATGATTGTATATTAGTTTCAATGAGTTAATTACAGCTTCAATGcgttataaagatatttttctagctagtttgtgtaattatttatatctcatacttatattattattatgaagattCTTAGATATAGCGGATACTTACCATGAACATAATCCTTTTgtgtaaatcaattaaattttgcttgttatttcaattttattctttttgaagAAATATAACGCACTGCAAATGCTTAGTAATCGTAGGATACATAAATATTGCACAGCAATATGAAGTGAAAAGTAATGCGAACACTTGAaatataaccaataaaataaatcaacgcaattttattacttacacaAACGCCaaactacaaaatttatataaaccgtaacgttctcatataaaaataaaaatgaactaaaGTAACTATGGTAAACGGCAATAATTCCGATGAGCACTACGATCAGACCTGGATTATCAGTAAATGGGTTAAAAGATGAATCACATCTCGAATAACCTCAGCATTTCAGAAGAAATTGTATTCATGCCgtattattattgtgaatagTTCTCGTTCAAAAAAGCAGGTGctttaaatgtaacaaacatGTATATAAGAATTATGTCAAAGGCAATGAAGAAGACATGTTTATAGAGATAGTCCATTGCTCTCTACATTAAGAAAATAGATAGCACTATTGAATTTCTcaccacaataataatattagtcagaAACACGcctatgatatttttaatttaattacaagaGCTCGAATCCTAAACCTTTCtgttaaaatcgaatattatGGAACGTTGAATACAATATGGAGAATTACACGATATATGGTATTTTttaactgttataaaaatataactttctaGGTCTTGTTCGTGGCTTCGACGGCGTAAAAAGCCTTTTCTGCttcaaaagtccctaaaacacagCTATCCATGGAGCGATCTGCAGGACGATAGCGCCGTCTATTCAAGAAATcagattataaaattcaatttccgTGGAAGTAAATTATTGAGAGAAAAGTAGTCTATATGGTAATCCAGGTGATCCATTCATGTGCCAAATTCCACTGAAATGTATTTAGTTACTTCtctgtttacttttaacaaacatccaaaatcTTTCAcatacttttgcatttataatattattaaagtaagaatACATGATAGAAAAGCATTTATCTCTTTCTTCGCTCCGCTTTTAGCCCTTTTACTTCGCGCAGCTTTGACATCAATCTCTCAGCCAGATGATCTGGTAGCGGGACTATGCCATATTTTGGCAACCAGACAGGCTTGGTCCGTCTACGGCTTATTCGTCTATTGTCTAAGTGAATATTCGTCTCTTGTACTCGAATTGGCTTCGGGGTGGTCGTAGTCGTCGTAGTTGTGCTTGTAGTTTGAGTTACAACCTTTTGAGTTACAACCAGCGGGTAAAGATACGGCATGATGACAACGTTTGGTTGGCTCTGAGTGTTGCAGTTGCAAGCGTCTTTGCAACAAGGCTTGATGTTCGCGCAACTGTTGCAGGAGCACGTGCACTCCTCAGATTCCTCGTTACTGTCTTCTAGTAAAGGTAATCTGCCGCCGCTGCTGCCGTAACGTTTGCGCTTGTGTTTTCTAGAGCGTCTGTAATTCTCTGGTTCTTCGTAATCATTATTTGTTTCAAATCCGTCCATCGGataattgttttgataaatGTTTTGATACGGATTTTGGTAGTATGCGGTTTGTACGCTCTGGTACTCGTATTGCGATGACGTTGTTTCtaagaagtaagattatttGTGCGTAgaatatctgaaaaatagaattttgtgtaaatatttgtgCAAGAAAATTCAGAAAATTGATGGTATAGCTTGGTTACGTAACGTTTTTACAATATGACCTCAAAGTAAGCAAACATTAATAAGCTAACCAACAAATCTGTATTATGACAATCAAGAGATATAACTTTTGACGTGACTTTATATATGATCCGTCTGAACATGGTATGGtcaaatcatatattttaatgaaaatcaatcaaagaaaattaaaataaacttaatattattacgatGATATTTCGTCACTGATAAACTGTGGATTCGAGGTATAActacacaattattataaagaagatctttatttcaaaacaaatacgaacataataacaaaa from Manduca sexta isolate Smith_Timp_Sample1 unplaced genomic scaffold, JHU_Msex_v1.0 HiC_scaffold_3955, whole genome shotgun sequence encodes:
- the LOC119193316 gene encoding uncharacterized protein LOC119193316; this encodes MDGFETNNDYEEPENYRRSRKHKRKRYGSSGGRLPLLEDSNEESEECTCSCNSCANIKPCCKDACNCNTQSQPNVVIMPYLYPLVVTQKVVTQTTSTTTTTTTTPKPIRVQETNIHLDNRRISRRRTKPVWLPKYGIVPLPDHLAERLMSKLREVKGLKAERRKR